The Arachis hypogaea cultivar Tifrunner chromosome 14, arahy.Tifrunner.gnm2.J5K5, whole genome shotgun sequence genome has a segment encoding these proteins:
- the LOC112795474 gene encoding serine/threonine-protein phosphatase 7 long form homolog, with protein MRRQQGMVLDDRYVPYLQMASLYHLARLNDRWFRLDEALVSAFVKRWRPEMHTFHMPFGECMITLQDVAYQLGLPVDGRYVSSCLSEFHIYIEGGRPAWVWFEESLGVVPPPSQVQKYAVNCSWFQETFGECPEGADEDTVRRYARAYIMMLLGTQLFADKLGNRVHIRWLPFVARLEEMGTYSWGSAALAWLYRCMCRVANRNVIKLAGPLQLLQSWIFWRFPRFRPAGFKTFSWPLASRWSGYIPSSSEKGPRVQTWRLWIDRLQDREFIWMPYSSPDVLQVVHPEVLEPRHMVLWRSVTSLIYFAVIEWHQVDRVLPQFGGVQPRPQAALNIDFLMSKDGRGGDRWFPSHLQKWH; from the exons atgcgACGGCAGCAGGGCATGGTCCTGgatgacagatacgttccgtACCTGCAGATGGCTAGTCTTtaccatcttgcaaggctgaacgatagatggttccggTTGGACGAGGCCCTTGTCAGTGCGTTTGTTAAGCGATGGCGTCCGGAGATGCACAcgtttcatatgccgttcggagagtgcatgATCACACtgcaggacgtggcataccagctggGTTTGCCAGTGGACGGGCGTTACGTCAGCAGCTGCCTATCAGAGTTCCATATATACATCGAGGGTGGCCGTCCAGCCTGGGTTTGGTTCGAGGAGTCGCTTGGAGTGGTACCTCCTCCTagccaggttcagaagtacgcGGTCAACTGCAGCTGGTTTCAGGAAACGTTTGGTGAGTGCCCGGAGGGAGCTGATGAGGATACTGTGCGTCGTTATGcccgtgcgtacatcatgatgttgttgggcacgcAGCTTTTTGCGGATAAGTTGGGCAACCGCgttcacatcagatggcttccgTTTGTAGCTAGGCTGGAGGAGATGGGGACCTACAGCTGGGGTTCTGCAGCACtggcatggttgtaccggtgcatgtgccgtgTGGCGAACAGAAATGTTATCAAGCTAGCGGGCCCACTTCAGCTACTTCAGTCATGGATTTTCTGGCGATTTCCTCGGTTTAGGCCTGCAGGATTTAAGACGTTCAGCTGGCCATTGGCCTCGAG gtggtcaggttacaTCCCTTCCAGTAGCGAGAAGGGTCCTAGAGTTCAGACGTGGAGGCTCTGGATAGACCGGTTGCAGGATAGAGAG TTTATCTGGATGCCATACAGTAGCCCCGACGTACTTCAGGTCGTGCATCCCGAGGTTTTGGAGCCTCGGCATATGGTGCTGTGGCGGTCTGTTACATCGCTTATCTACTTTGCcgtcatagagtggcatcaggtAGACAGGGTTCTTCCGCAGTTTGGAGGGGTGCAGCCCCGTCCACAGgccgccctgaacatcgactttctgatgtcgaAGGACGGCAGAGGCGGCGATCGATGGTTCCCGTCCCATTTGCAGAAGTGGCATTAG